Proteins encoded together in one Bombiscardovia nodaiensis window:
- the cps2F gene encoding glycosyltransferase family 1, with amino-acid sequence MKADTDDGTCDKESRLDGSSALKVLLIIEALDGGGGRHVTDLALGLVQHGYDVWLIHGSERNSRRLTEELMQKQDAHLHVRQCSSLRRALSVQHDFAAYAFLRTIVRAVNPDIVHCHSSKAGILGRLAARSGHCKAVFYTPHAYSFQAPEFSRRKRRLFVFLERWFSRLLTTKTFNVSQGERNEAIKNGIDVPAKFRVIPNGIADVNLPSPDEAKKLIGLCARNKVVGTVARLSGQKNPVEFCKIAQAVIQKDPNVHFVYIGDGPLYGVTQSYISEHHLTNNIHLLGARDDADRLIAGFDVFLLTSIYEGLPYCLIEALRAGKPIVSSRVTGVDEIVQSRDVGDLYNCGQLKQAAQLVENRLSSPIRTDLIRSEYLAKFTLADMLHTIECEYDSRAKNNGTTA; translated from the coding sequence ATGAAAGCAGATACCGATGATGGGACTTGTGACAAGGAAAGCCGCTTAGATGGTTCTTCTGCCCTCAAAGTTCTTTTAATTATTGAGGCTTTGGACGGTGGTGGCGGTCGGCATGTTACAGATTTGGCCCTGGGTTTAGTGCAGCATGGCTATGACGTGTGGCTTATCCATGGCTCTGAAAGGAATTCTCGTCGTCTAACTGAGGAGCTTATGCAGAAGCAAGATGCTCATTTGCATGTGCGGCAATGTTCCTCCCTGAGGAGGGCGTTGAGCGTGCAACACGATTTTGCGGCGTACGCTTTTTTGCGAACTATCGTGCGGGCTGTTAATCCTGATATTGTGCATTGCCATAGTTCCAAAGCTGGAATATTGGGTAGGTTAGCTGCTAGATCAGGTCACTGCAAAGCAGTTTTTTACACCCCGCATGCGTACTCATTTCAAGCTCCCGAATTTAGCAGGAGAAAACGTCGTCTATTTGTCTTTTTAGAACGGTGGTTTAGCCGTCTGCTAACGACAAAGACTTTCAACGTCTCTCAAGGTGAACGTAACGAAGCAATCAAGAACGGTATTGATGTGCCAGCGAAGTTTCGTGTAATACCGAACGGGATTGCAGACGTTAATCTGCCCTCGCCAGACGAAGCAAAAAAGCTGATTGGCTTGTGTGCGAGAAACAAGGTTGTAGGTACAGTCGCTCGATTGTCTGGGCAGAAGAACCCTGTAGAATTCTGTAAAATTGCGCAAGCCGTCATCCAGAAAGATCCTAATGTTCATTTTGTCTATATCGGAGATGGTCCGCTCTATGGGGTTACTCAATCTTACATTAGCGAGCATCATCTGACTAATAATATTCATCTGCTTGGTGCTCGCGATGACGCCGACCGATTAATAGCTGGATTCGACGTATTCTTACTCACCTCGATTTATGAGGGGTTACCGTATTGCCTTATAGAAGCGTTACGGGCAGGAAAGCCGATTGTAAGTAGTCGAGTAACGGGCGTTGACGAGATAGTGCAATCACGAGATGTTGGTGATTTATATAATTGCGGACAGCTTAAGCAAGCTGCACAGTTGGTTGAAAACCGGCTTAGTAGTCCAATACGGACTGACTTAATTCGCAGCGAATACCTCGCTAAGTTCACATTAGCTGATATGCTCCACACTATTGAGTGTGAGTACGACAGTAGGGCAAAAAATAATGGTACGACTGCATAG
- the epsF gene encoding putative glycosyltransferase EpsF, with amino-acid sequence MDKALRVLVLITKMDRGGAETFVMNYLRNFDRSKVQYDFLVNRQEPGDYEDEIQDLGGRIFRMCPMYPQYFSQYKREFRQFLVEHPEYTIIHSNLEERSYFPLRVAADMHVPVRIAHAHSARHDFDIKTPFREYFRHRIGPYPTDKFACSRQAGVWLYGGKGVEAKNFKVVRNAIDLKKYSFNRAIRDKYRAKLGLQNKLVIGNVGRLSKEKNHLFLLQTFQQIHQRNPNSALLLVGGGPLQESLARKVHELGLSDSVHFTGSVPDVWSYLQAMDVFVFPSSFEGLGMSVIEAQAAGLPCIVSDRVPHEVQMTENVEFFSLKDSVSRWSREAMQLSTFRRKDEVSAVRAHGYDIATEAKKLQNFYLQAAMR; translated from the coding sequence ATGGACAAGGCGTTACGTGTGCTGGTGCTGATAACGAAAATGGACCGTGGCGGTGCGGAAACCTTTGTTATGAACTATCTGCGTAATTTTGACCGCAGCAAAGTCCAGTATGACTTTCTGGTGAACAGGCAGGAGCCAGGAGATTACGAAGACGAAATTCAGGATTTAGGTGGTCGCATCTTCCGGATGTGTCCTATGTATCCGCAATATTTTAGTCAGTATAAGAGAGAATTTCGTCAATTCCTAGTTGAGCACCCCGAGTATACGATAATTCACTCGAATCTTGAAGAGCGGAGCTATTTCCCCCTTCGAGTTGCTGCAGATATGCATGTTCCTGTACGAATTGCCCATGCTCATAGTGCCCGTCATGATTTTGATATTAAGACCCCTTTCCGAGAGTATTTTCGGCATAGGATAGGCCCCTATCCAACTGATAAGTTTGCTTGCTCTCGGCAAGCAGGGGTTTGGCTATACGGAGGAAAAGGTGTAGAAGCTAAGAATTTCAAGGTTGTCAGAAATGCTATTGACCTAAAAAAGTATTCGTTTAATCGCGCTATTCGTGACAAATACAGGGCGAAACTGGGACTGCAAAACAAACTAGTAATTGGCAATGTTGGTCGGCTCTCTAAGGAGAAGAACCACTTATTCCTATTGCAAACATTTCAGCAAATTCATCAACGGAATCCTAATTCGGCACTGTTGTTGGTGGGTGGAGGCCCGTTGCAGGAGAGTTTAGCGCGAAAAGTCCATGAGCTTGGCTTGTCTGATTCTGTGCATTTTACTGGCTCGGTGCCGGATGTGTGGAGCTATTTACAAGCTATGGATGTTTTTGTATTTCCTTCTAGCTTCGAGGGTTTGGGTATGTCAGTCATTGAGGCACAGGCTGCCGGCCTACCCTGTATCGTCTCGGATCGTGTTCCACATGAGGTTCAGATGACTGAAAACGTGGAATTTTTTTCTCTCAAGGATTCAGTAAGTAGATGGTCGCGAGAAGCAATGCAGCTTTCTACATTTCGCAGAAAAGATGAGGTTTCGGCTGTTCGTGCTCATGGCTATGATATTGCTACGGAGGCAAAGAAGCTACAGAACTTCTACTTGCAGGCAGCAATGCGGTAG